CCTTCACCGGCTCCTGCGCCTCGGTCGCCACGATGCGCATGCAGTCGCCGATCGGCAGGCCGGCCTTGACGCCGCGCACGATGACATCGACGGCATTGGCCAGCTCATTGAGAAAGGCCGCCATGCGCCGCTTCTTCAGGAAGCCGAGCAGCCATTGCGGCAGGCCGAAGCCGCAGGCCACCGCGGCACCCACCGCCCAGAGCGGCGGCAGACCCGAGATCAGCACGCCGGCAAAGGCCACGAAGCCGAGCACGAAAGACAGGATGAAGAACTGCTTCTTCGACCAGGTCAGCCCCGCCTGGGTGATGCGGGCGGCCAGCGGCGGCCGCGACGCGCTGTTCTGCCGCCGGTCGATCTCCTTCAGCGTCTCCTCGATGCTCGGGCGCTTGGTGGCGGGCTCGTCGGCGCGGCGCACGGCGCGCGCGCTGGTGGCGGCAACCGCCTCCCGGCGCTCCTCGGCCTTCACCTCGCCCGACAGCAGCGGATAGATCAGCGCATAGGCAAGCCCGCCGGCGGAGAGCGTCGCGAGCGCGATGATGGCGAGGCTATCGAATTCCATGGCTGCTCACCTCATCGGCTCGCCGACATCGGCGGCGTCAAGTGCTGCCGCAAGACGCTGGTCTTCGCCGTAATAGCGGGCGCGATCCCAGAATTTCGGCCGGCCGATGCCGGTTGAACGGAACTGGCCCGCGATCTTGCCGTTCTCGTCCTCGCCCAGCATCTCGTAGACGAACAGGTCCTGGGTGATCGGCGTATCGCCTTCGAGACCGAGCACTTCGGTGATGTGGGTGATGCGGCGCGAACCATCGCGCAGGCGCGAGGCCTGGACGATGATGTCGACCGAGCCGACGATGATCTCGCGCACGGTCTTGGCCGGCAGCGAATAGCCGCCCATGGCGATCATGGATTCCATGCGGCTGAGGCATTCGCGTGGGCTGTTGGCGTGGATCGTGCCCATCGAGCCGTCATGGCCCGTGTTCATCGCCTGCAAAAGGTCGAACACCTCAGGTCCGCGAACCTCACCGACGATGATCCGCTCGGGCCGCATACGCAGGCAGTTCTTGACGAGGTCGGTCATGGTCACCCGGCCTTCGCCCTCGAGATTGGGCGGGCGGGTTTCCAGGCGCACCACATGCGGCTGCTGCAACTGAAGCTCGGCGGCGTCTTCGCAGGTGATGATGCGCTCGTCCGAATCGATGTAGCGCGTCAGACAGTTGAGCAGCGTCGTCTTGCCCGAACCCGTACCGCCGGAGACGACGACATTGCAGCGGACGCGGCCGATGATCTTCAGCACTTCCGCGCCTTCCGGCGAGATCGAGCCGAACTTGACCAGCTGTTCGAGCGTCAGCTTGTCCTTCTTGAACTTACGAATGGTGAGGGCGGCGCCGTCGATGGCCAGCGGCGGCGCGATCACGTTGACGCGCGAGCCGTCGGGGAGGCGGGCGTCGCAGATGGGCGAGGATTCGTCGACGCGCCGGCCGACCTGGCTGACGATCCGCTGGCAGATGTTCATCAGCTGCGAGGCGTCACGGAACCGGATACCGGTCTTCGAGATCTTGCCCGAGACTTCGATATAGACCGTGTTCGGACCGTTCACCATGATGTCGGCGATGTCGTCGCGGGCCAGCAGCGGCTCCAGCGGCCCATAGCCCAGCACGTCGTTGCAGATGTCCTCGAGCAGGTCCTCCTGTTCGGCAATCGACATCACCACGTTCTTGATCGTGATGATCTCGTTGACGATGTCGCGGATTTCCTCGCGCGCTGAGACGCCGTCGAGCTTGGCCAGCTGCGACAGGTCGATGGCCTCGATAAGGGCCCCGAAAACCTGGCTTTTCGTGTCGTAGAAACTGGCCGAGCGTTGACGCTCTTCGGACTGCGGCGGCGGCGGTGCGGCCGATGCCGGGGCGAGCGGAGGCGAGGTGTAGGTCGGTGTGTCGGACTGCCGGGGCGCGGCGGCAGGCAGCGGCACGCGCTCAAGCGTCCGGGTCCCCGCCGGGGCCTGGCCGAAACTTGGTCCAGTCGTGCCGCGCTTGCCGAACATGAGTTCTCAATTCCTATGCATGAGGCCCATCAGGCCTTCTTGCGCAATTGCGTGAGCTTCTCGAGGAAGGGTGCCAGCGGCGACAGCAGGCCCGGGCGGGCCTTGCGGGTGTCGTTGCGGCCGGTCAGCGCCAGCGCCAGCTCGACGAACTGGCCGGACACCTTGTGGCCGGGCTCCATCTCCGAGATCATCTGGCCATTGTTGGCGGCGGTGCCGAACAATTGCGGTTCGAACGGGATGACGGAAATCGGTTCGGCATCGAGCGCCTTGGCGAAGTCGCCGGGCTTGATTTCCGGACGCTTGGCGATGCCGGTCTGGTTCAGCATGTAGCGCGGCGGCCCGTCATTGGGCCGCGACGCCCGCAACAGGTCCATCAGGTTCTTGGCGTTGCGCAGATTGGCGAGATCCGGCGTCGCGACGATCAGGATATCGTCGGCGGTGGCCAGAGCCCGCTTGGTCCAGGCGCACCAGGAATGGGGCAGGTCGAGCACGATGGCCGGCGTCGTCGAGCGCAGGATGTCGAGCAGCGGGTCGAAGGCCTCGGGACCGAGGTCATAGACGCGGTCGAGGGTCGCCGGGGCCGCCAGCAGCGACAGATGATCCGAGCAGCGCGACAGCAGGCGGTCGATGAAGGCGGTGTCGACGCGATCGGGCGAGAACACGGCGTCGGCGATGCCCTGCGGCGGATCCTGGTTGAAATCGAGGCCGCCGGTGCCGAACGGCAGGTCCATGTCGGCAATGCAGGTGTCAACGCCGATTTCGCGGGAGATCGCCCAGGCGAGATTGTGCGCGATGGTGGAAGCGCCGACGCCGCCCTTGGCGCCGATCACCGCGATGGTGCGGCCGACAGGCTTGGCACCCGGCGCGCCGTAGAGCGAGGCGACCGCCCGAATGATGTCGACCACGCCGATCGGCGCGATCAGGTAGTCGCTGACGCCGCGCGCGACCAGTTCGCGATAGAGCACGATGTCGTTGACCTGGCCGATGACCAGCACCTTTGTGGTGGCATCGCAGACCTCGGCCAGCTGGTCGAGATAGCCGAGGATCTCGCCTTTCTGACCGACGGTCTCGAGGACCACCACATTGGGGGTCGGAGAGGTCCGGTACGCTTCGACGGCAGCCGGCGCTCCACCCATCTGGACGCGAACATGGGCCTTGTCCATGCGCCGGTCCTCGGCCGCGTCGGCAACGATGCCGGCGAGGTCGGAGGTTTCGCAGAACACCTGCAGCGAGATGCGCGGAATGGCCGCGAACTGCTCGGCGCCCGCCATGTCGGGATGTGAGAGCTCTTGCACGGGATCAGCTTCCCCCTCGGACGCCGGAGCGCACGTCGGTCAACGGCTGCATCGGCGAATGGACCGTCTGCGGGCCGGGCGAGGCGCCGGCGCGGTATTTGGTGATCGCCGTCTGACGACGGGTCTGATCCACAGCGCCCTCGGCGCGCGGCTGCAGAAGGTCGTTCGGATTGGCGACCATGGCGGCAAAGTTGTGCTGGCTTGCGCAGCCATGGTTCCAGTGCGGCCGGTTCAACGCGTTCAGGTCGGCATCGGCGACGCCGACATCGTGAGGCCACTGGCCGCAGGGATGATCGAGGTAGGCGCCCTGCGGACCCACCAGGATCGCGTGGCGCTGCCGGTAATCCGACGGGAAACCTCGCTCGATCTGCTGGACACGCGAGTGCTGGCAGCCAGCGAGCGTGAGTGCGGCAATCCCGAGGGCGGTCAGGCGAGCCGTTCCGGAACGGCGGAACATGCGGAACATGGTATTGTCCTTCCGGTCGAGATCAGTCGCGAATGAAGCCGAATGAGCCGTTGAAACGGGTGATCGGGCCGGGAGGTCCGCCCGTGCCGTAGATGCGGTTGAGGCGTCCGATCAGCACGCTCGCGGGATCGGAGGCATCCTGGAAATTGTCGTCCGGGCGGGCGAGGCTGTTCGCGGGCACGTGGCGGGCGATATAGGGCGTCACCATGATCACCAGCTCCGTCTGTCCGCGCTGGTAGTCGCGCGAGCGGAACAGCGCGCCAAGGATCGGGATGTCCAGCGCGCCCGGCACGCCGGAAATGTTCTGGCGGGTGGTTTCCTGCAGCAGGCCGGCCATCACCATGGTGCCGCCGGAGGGCAGCTCCACGGTCGTGTCGGCCTTGCGGGTGCGCAATCCGCGAATGGTCAGGCCGGAGAGCTGGACGGTGAGCTGGTTGTCGATCTCGCTGACCTCGACGCCGACACGCAGGCTGATGCGGCCCTCCGAGAGGACGACCGGCGTGAAGGCGAGGCCGACACCGAAGGACTTGAACTCGATGGTCGTGTTGCCGGCGAGATCGCGGCCGGCCGGAACCGGGAATTCGCCGCCGGCCAGGAACCGTGCCTGCTCGCCGGAGACCGAGGTCAATGTCGGTTCGGCGAGCGTGCGCACCACGCCGTGCTCCTCGAAGGCCTTCATCGTCGCGGCGATGTTGACGCCGCCGACCGCCGTGCCGAGGGTGAAGATGTTCTGCGGCGTCGTGCCATTGGCGTTGAAGATGCTGGCGGTCGTCAGGCTGCTGACGCCGGAGGTCGCGCCGCTGGCGGCGGCGGCCGAGAGATTGACGCCCAGCTGCTTGACGATGTTGCGCTGCATCTCCGACACGGTCACCTTCAGGAAGACCTGATCGCGGCCGCGCACGCTGATGGCATTGACCACCTTCTTCTCGTCGCCGACGAGGCGGGCGGCCACTTCGATGGCCTGCTGGGCTTCCAGCGGCGTCGCCACCTGGCCGGACACAACGACGGAATCATTGACCGCGCGTGCGTCCAGCGACGAGCCGGGCAGCAGGCTGCGCAAGGCCTGACGAAGGCCGACGAGATCGCGGCCGACCTCGATGTCATAGCCGGCGATCTGGCGGCCCTCGGCATCAAGGAAGAAGACATTGGTCTGGCCGACGGCAACACCGATCAGGAACACCCGGCGGGCCGAGCGGACCACAGCATTGGCAATGGCCGGATTGGCGACGATCACGTCGCGCGCGTCACGCGGCAATTCGATCGGCAGCGACTTGCCGACACCAAGCGTGATCAGCTGGGCGGAACCGCCTGGCTGCGCGACAGCGGCGCGCGGGCGCGTCTGCCCCTGGGCGGGGGCGACATCGAACGGGCCGCCGGCGGTGCCGGCGAGGCCGAGCAGGGCGAGAGCGAGCGCGCGGCTGCAGATTCCGAGCCTGGAACGAGGGCGCATCGATTGGTCTCCTGCGGACGGCGGCATGGTCTTCGACATCATTCGGCTCCCTGCGCGCCGGTGACCGAGCGCACGCCGTGGCGGACGATGGTCATTCGGCCGTCCTGGGCGCCGAACATCGGCTCGCCATCGGCACCGGCCTCGCCGGCCAGATTGGCGGCGGCCGAATCGGCGAGGCTGCGCAGCGCCAGCGACAGCGTTCCAAGTTCGCGCGACAGGGCGAGTGTCTCGGCCTGCGACGCGGTGAGTTCGAGGGTGACGGTGCGGCCGACGATGGTCTTCTCGCCATTGCGCTCTTCAACCGCCTGATCGACGGCGAGCACGCGGATGTTGCGCAGAACGGTCGATGTGGTGTGGGTCATGCCCTCGGCCTGCGCCGCGGCATTGGCGGTACGGCGGGCAAGGATCACGTCGACGCGGTCGTTCGGCAGGATGAAGGCACCGGCGCCGCGCGAGGGGTCGTCAACCGGAGCCGCCACGGCCCGCATGCCGGGCGTCAGGATCGCCGACATGAAGCCGCGCGAGCCCTTGATCAGCCGATTCGGGCGGATCGGCTCGCCCTGGACGAAGGTCGAGCGGGCGATCGAGCCGAGCGTCTCCTCCATCGCGGCGGTGCCGTTCTCGCCGCTGCGGCGGATGATGAAGTTCGAGGATCCCGCTTCTTCCGGCCAGCGGCGCCAGATGACGTCGCCCGCGGTCAGCACCTTGCCCATGGGCACATCGGCATTGGCGACGAGGACATCGACTGTCTTGATCTCGGGTGCCGCGACCGGGGCTGCCTGCTCGACCATGGGGGCCGGAGCACGGCGACCGCCCATCAGCATCGCGGCGGTCCCGCCGGCGCCGAGCGCCACGGCGATGACGACGATCTGGGCAGGCTTCAGACGCATGACACGGACCTCGGTGTTGGCAAGGGCGTTCCCTTGTCTCCAAACCGGATTCCATCAGGCAAAGGTCAACTTATAGTTAATCGGAGGTGT
This region of Phreatobacter aquaticus genomic DNA includes:
- a CDS encoding type II secretion system F family protein, whose product is MEFDSLAIIALATLSAGGLAYALIYPLLSGEVKAEERREAVAATSARAVRRADEPATKRPSIEETLKEIDRRQNSASRPPLAARITQAGLTWSKKQFFILSFVLGFVAFAGVLISGLPPLWAVGAAVACGFGLPQWLLGFLKKRRMAAFLNELANAVDVIVRGVKAGLPIGDCMRIVATEAQEPVKGEFRFIIEQTALGIPLHEAVLKLYERMPVAEANFFCIVISIQQRAGGNLSETLGNLSKVLRDRKKMKAKIVALSQEAKSSAAIIACLPPAVMIFVYMSTPHYISLLWTTELGRLMLAGCVLWMFTGVMVMRKMINFDF
- a CDS encoding CpaF family protein: MFGKRGTTGPSFGQAPAGTRTLERVPLPAAAPRQSDTPTYTSPPLAPASAAPPPPQSEERQRSASFYDTKSQVFGALIEAIDLSQLAKLDGVSAREEIRDIVNEIITIKNVVMSIAEQEDLLEDICNDVLGYGPLEPLLARDDIADIMVNGPNTVYIEVSGKISKTGIRFRDASQLMNICQRIVSQVGRRVDESSPICDARLPDGSRVNVIAPPLAIDGAALTIRKFKKDKLTLEQLVKFGSISPEGAEVLKIIGRVRCNVVVSGGTGSGKTTLLNCLTRYIDSDERIITCEDAAELQLQQPHVVRLETRPPNLEGEGRVTMTDLVKNCLRMRPERIIVGEVRGPEVFDLLQAMNTGHDGSMGTIHANSPRECLSRMESMIAMGGYSLPAKTVREIIVGSVDIIVQASRLRDGSRRITHITEVLGLEGDTPITQDLFVYEMLGEDENGKIAGQFRSTGIGRPKFWDRARYYGEDQRLAAALDAADVGEPMR
- a CDS encoding AAA family ATPase — encoded protein: MAGAEQFAAIPRISLQVFCETSDLAGIVADAAEDRRMDKAHVRVQMGGAPAAVEAYRTSPTPNVVVLETVGQKGEILGYLDQLAEVCDATTKVLVIGQVNDIVLYRELVARGVSDYLIAPIGVVDIIRAVASLYGAPGAKPVGRTIAVIGAKGGVGASTIAHNLAWAISREIGVDTCIADMDLPFGTGGLDFNQDPPQGIADAVFSPDRVDTAFIDRLLSRCSDHLSLLAAPATLDRVYDLGPEAFDPLLDILRSTTPAIVLDLPHSWCAWTKRALATADDILIVATPDLANLRNAKNLMDLLRASRPNDGPPRYMLNQTGIAKRPEIKPGDFAKALDAEPISVIPFEPQLFGTAANNGQMISEMEPGHKVSGQFVELALALTGRNDTRKARPGLLSPLAPFLEKLTQLRKKA
- a CDS encoding CpaD family pilus assembly lipoprotein, with the translated sequence MFRMFRRSGTARLTALGIAALTLAGCQHSRVQQIERGFPSDYRQRHAILVGPQGAYLDHPCGQWPHDVGVADADLNALNRPHWNHGCASQHNFAAMVANPNDLLQPRAEGAVDQTRRQTAITKYRAGASPGPQTVHSPMQPLTDVRSGVRGGS
- a CDS encoding type II and III secretion system protein family protein is translated as MRPRSRLGICSRALALALLGLAGTAGGPFDVAPAQGQTRPRAAVAQPGGSAQLITLGVGKSLPIELPRDARDVIVANPAIANAVVRSARRVFLIGVAVGQTNVFFLDAEGRQIAGYDIEVGRDLVGLRQALRSLLPGSSLDARAVNDSVVVSGQVATPLEAQQAIEVAARLVGDEKKVVNAISVRGRDQVFLKVTVSEMQRNIVKQLGVNLSAAAASGATSGVSSLTTASIFNANGTTPQNIFTLGTAVGGVNIAATMKAFEEHGVVRTLAEPTLTSVSGEQARFLAGGEFPVPAGRDLAGNTTIEFKSFGVGLAFTPVVLSEGRISLRVGVEVSEIDNQLTVQLSGLTIRGLRTRKADTTVELPSGGTMVMAGLLQETTRQNISGVPGALDIPILGALFRSRDYQRGQTELVIMVTPYIARHVPANSLARPDDNFQDASDPASVLIGRLNRIYGTGGPPGPITRFNGSFGFIRD
- the cpaB gene encoding Flp pilus assembly protein CpaB; amino-acid sequence: MRLKPAQIVVIAVALGAGGTAAMLMGGRRAPAPMVEQAAPVAAPEIKTVDVLVANADVPMGKVLTAGDVIWRRWPEEAGSSNFIIRRSGENGTAAMEETLGSIARSTFVQGEPIRPNRLIKGSRGFMSAILTPGMRAVAAPVDDPSRGAGAFILPNDRVDVILARRTANAAAQAEGMTHTTSTVLRNIRVLAVDQAVEERNGEKTIVGRTVTLELTASQAETLALSRELGTLSLALRSLADSAAANLAGEAGADGEPMFGAQDGRMTIVRHGVRSVTGAQGAE